In Glandiceps talaboti chromosome 4, keGlaTala1.1, whole genome shotgun sequence, a single window of DNA contains:
- the LOC144434116 gene encoding gamma-aminobutyric acid type B receptor subunit 1-like, translated as MRGIYLMFITCLLFTFTFQPVSNEKPVLFIGALIGSYGSYGVNPQADIAIEAALDFIHRQPTILPDYDLVIIKSFTKFSTDEGYALHLVHDFIYKKPQLVVLLLHASSAISKPVSQLLTYYNLVQVSPTASSLAFYDKQKYPLFLRTTPTDAALVTAWEALFRQFKWKRIAIIYENVEIFTLTMKQIVSLLRSIGGYEILTVEQADSGTEPVVQMQSLKNHDARIIVLLGYETMSRKIMCQAYRSKQYGPKYVWMLVGWLRKDWIFHSLDDNVATCTDDEMRIVTHGYIAVEIQAYANDFNDVNFNGLKPEPKDKEVFENMRSSRLLYYAGFCFDAVLAIALALNKTDRLLSDSQRRLSNFTYNDGSTSAILKDAMLNQEFFGVTGMVRMTKTSDRLSNITIRQKQADGNILNMLNYTFTSVKQSLLKCR; from the exons ATGCGAGGTATATATCTGATGTTTATTACATGTCTGCTGTTTACATTTACGTTTCAACCCGTATCAAACGAGAAACCAGTTCTGTTTATAGGTGCGCTTATAGGTTCCTATGGTTCCTATGGCGTTAACCCGCAAGCAGATATAGCAATCGAAGCAGCTTTAGACTTCATACATAGACAACCTACTATCCTGCCTGACTATGATTTGGTGATAATCAAAAGTTTTACTAAATTTTCG ACTGACGAGGGCTATGCCCTTCACCTGGTACACGATTTCATCTACAAAAAGCCACAGCTGGTAGTATTATTACTGCATGCCAGTTCTGCGATATCAAAACCTGTAAGTCAATTGCTGACATATTATAATCTAGTTCAG GTGTCTCCAACAGCCTCATCACTCGCATTTTACGACAAGCAAAAATACCCACTATTTCTACGTACGACTCCGACTGATGCCGCATTGGTCACGGCTTGGGAGGCGCTGTTTCGACAATTTAAATGGAAAAGAATCGCCATTATATATGAAAACGTAGAAATATTTACCCTG ACAATGAAACAAATCGTGTCGTTGCTAAGATCGATTGGCGGATACGAGATTTTGACAGTCGAGCAAGCAGATAGTGGGACTGAACCAGTAGTCcaaatgcaaagtctgaag AACCATGATGCCCGTATTATAGTTCTGTTGGGTTATGAGACAATGTCAAGAAAAATCATGTGTCAG GCCTACAGATCAAAACAGTATGGCCCAAAATATGTGTGGATGCTGGTGGGTTGGCTTAGGAAAGATTGGATCTTTCATAGTCTTGACGATAATGTTGCCACGTGTACAGATGATGAGATGCGCATCGTAACACATGGGTATATAGCAGTTGAGATCCAAGCTTACGCAAACGACTTTAATGATGTAAACTTCAATGGCTTG AAGCCAGAACCCAAGGACAAAGAGGTGTTTGAGAACATGCGATCTTCACGTTTACTGTATTATGCAGGGTTTTGCTTTGATGCAGTGCTAGCCATAGCACTCGCTTTAAACAAAACAGACAGGCTGCTATCGGACAGCCAAAGGCGTCTATCCAATTTCACATACAATGATGGTTCTACATCTGCTATATTGAAGGATGCAATGCTAAATCAAGAATTCTTTGGAGTTACT GGAATGGTTCGAATGACGAAAACTAGTGACAGATTATCGAACATAACCATTCGACAAAAACAAGCTGACGGTAATATTCTAAATATGCTAAACTACACTTTTACATCAGTGAAGCAGTCACTTTTGAAATGTCGTTAA